One Pseudomonadota bacterium DNA segment encodes these proteins:
- a CDS encoding acyl carrier protein codes for MSDVSDRVKKIVVDHLGVDEAKVTDSA; via the coding sequence ATGAGCGATGTGTCTGATCGCGTAAAAAAGATCGTCGTCGACCATCTCGGCGTCGATGAAGCCAAGGTCACGGACAGCGC